From Bacillus basilensis, a single genomic window includes:
- a CDS encoding YxeA family protein — protein sequence MKKFILCIIGIGLLIYLLPFMLRGDLDRFNPLAEEKNVYAVAEGYGVPDYHTNGRAMYSLKGIDESGNEEEYTVGTNTPNDFIRKTYLRIHVKGRYVYSYEAISEKDIPEKIRKQLEVEIK from the coding sequence ATGAAGAAATTTATACTTTGCATAATAGGAATAGGCCTCCTTATATACTTACTACCTTTCATGTTACGCGGGGATTTGGATAGATTTAATCCACTTGCTGAAGAGAAAAATGTATATGCCGTTGCGGAAGGATATGGTGTTCCCGATTATCATACGAACGGTAGAGCTATGTACTCGTTAAAAGGCATTGATGAATCTGGAAATGAAGAAGAGTATACAGTAGGAACGAATACTCCTAATGATTTTATAAGAAAAACTTACTTGAGAATTCATGTGAAAGGTAGGTATGTTTACTCGTACGAGGCTATTTCTGAAAAGGATATTCCGGAGAAAATAAGGAAGCAATTAGAGGTAGAAATTAAATAA